The Dyella caseinilytica genome has a window encoding:
- the ribD gene encoding bifunctional diaminohydroxyphosphoribosylaminopyrimidine deaminase/5-amino-6-(5-phosphoribosylamino)uracil reductase RibD has translation MNFSAIDVAHMSQALRLAERGLYTTQPNPRVGCVMAHGEQVVGQGWHERAGQPHAEVFALREAAERARGATAYVTLEPCAHHGRTPPCADALIAAGVARVVIAAEDPFPQVAGRGIEKLRAAGITVETGLLRDAAREINIGFFSRIERKRPWVRVKLAMSLDGRTALANGESKWITGEAARADVQRWRARSSAILTGSGTVLADNPQLTVRFADEAFTPPLRVVLDRRLRTPAGSHVLDGHVPTLVLHATDATVTDHRFDLVERKPVAEKDGALDLHAVLALLAERGCSELHVEAGPTLCGALFAAGLADELLLYIAPLMLGDSARPLMHLPSLGDMADRWLLRTIDQRQVGQDWRLQLRPG, from the coding sequence ATGAACTTCTCCGCCATCGATGTTGCACATATGTCACAGGCCCTGCGTCTGGCCGAGCGTGGGCTTTACACCACGCAGCCGAATCCCCGTGTGGGTTGCGTCATGGCACACGGCGAGCAGGTGGTGGGGCAGGGCTGGCATGAGCGCGCTGGCCAGCCGCATGCTGAGGTTTTTGCTTTGCGCGAAGCGGCAGAGCGTGCGCGCGGCGCGACGGCATACGTAACGTTGGAGCCTTGCGCGCATCACGGCCGCACTCCGCCGTGCGCCGATGCGCTGATCGCTGCTGGCGTCGCGCGAGTGGTAATCGCTGCCGAAGATCCGTTTCCGCAAGTGGCCGGGCGCGGCATCGAAAAACTTCGCGCCGCCGGGATCACGGTGGAAACCGGCCTGCTGCGGGACGCCGCGCGGGAGATCAACATCGGCTTCTTCAGCCGCATCGAGCGCAAGCGCCCATGGGTACGGGTGAAACTTGCGATGAGTCTTGATGGCCGTACCGCGCTGGCCAATGGTGAGTCCAAGTGGATCACGGGCGAAGCGGCACGTGCCGATGTACAACGCTGGCGCGCGCGCAGTTCAGCCATTCTCACCGGCAGCGGCACTGTGCTCGCCGACAATCCCCAGCTCACCGTTCGCTTTGCGGATGAAGCCTTCACACCACCCCTGCGCGTGGTGCTTGACCGCCGCCTGCGCACGCCGGCTGGTAGCCACGTGCTGGATGGCCATGTCCCGACGCTGGTGTTGCATGCCACTGACGCAACGGTGACCGATCACCGTTTCGACCTCGTTGAACGGAAGCCTGTGGCCGAGAAGGATGGTGCGCTTGATCTGCACGCCGTGCTTGCCCTGCTGGCCGAGCGTGGCTGCAGCGAATTGCATGTCGAAGCAGGACCGACGCTTTGTGGCGCATTGTTTGCGGCCGGTCTGGCCGATGAGCTGCTGCTCTATATCGCGCCGCTGATGCTTGGCGACAGCGCTCGCCCGCTGATGCACCTGCCATCGCTTGGCGATATGGCCGATCGATGGTTGTTACGGACCATCGATCAGCGCCAGGTGGGGCAGGATTGGCGTTTGCAGTTGCGGCCCGGATAA
- the cysK gene encoding cysteine synthase A, whose protein sequence is MIYDNILDTIGNTPIVRLHRVAPSHVTLYTKVEAFNPGGSVKDRLAIAVILDAEKKGLLKPGDTVVEATSGNTGVALAMVCAARGYHFVATMTETFSVERRKLMRAYGAKVILTPAAERGSGMVRRAEELAAKHGWFLPRQFQNPANPAYHRSTTAAEILRDFAGKRLDAFVTGWGTGGTLTGVGEVLKLARPEVKIVVSEPAGASLLGDKPWQPHKIQGWTPDFVPEVLNRKIFDIDLPVDDVLARDTSRRLAKEEGIFVGISAGATVAAALKYAETAEKGSVILAMLPDTGERYISTFLFEGVEEGSDDAWLESLG, encoded by the coding sequence ATGATCTACGACAATATCCTCGACACCATCGGCAATACGCCGATTGTCCGCCTGCACCGCGTCGCGCCTTCACACGTCACGCTCTACACCAAGGTAGAGGCGTTCAATCCCGGCGGTTCGGTCAAGGATCGTCTGGCCATCGCCGTGATCCTGGATGCGGAAAAGAAAGGCCTGCTCAAGCCCGGCGACACGGTCGTGGAAGCGACTTCGGGTAATACCGGCGTGGCACTGGCGATGGTATGCGCGGCACGCGGCTACCACTTCGTGGCCACAATGACCGAAACCTTCTCGGTTGAACGGCGCAAGCTGATGCGCGCCTACGGCGCCAAGGTGATCCTGACGCCTGCAGCGGAACGCGGCAGCGGCATGGTGCGTCGTGCTGAAGAGCTGGCGGCGAAGCATGGCTGGTTTCTGCCGCGGCAATTCCAGAATCCGGCCAATCCGGCTTATCACCGCAGCACCACCGCCGCGGAAATCCTGCGCGATTTCGCCGGCAAGCGCCTGGACGCCTTCGTGACTGGCTGGGGCACTGGCGGCACGCTCACGGGCGTGGGTGAAGTGCTGAAGCTCGCCCGCCCTGAAGTGAAGATCGTGGTCTCCGAACCGGCCGGGGCCTCCCTGCTAGGCGATAAGCCGTGGCAGCCGCACAAGATCCAGGGCTGGACACCGGACTTCGTGCCGGAAGTACTCAACCGGAAGATCTTCGACATCGACCTGCCGGTCGACGATGTACTCGCCCGTGACACTTCACGCCGACTGGCCAAGGAAGAAGGCATTTTCGTTGGCATTTCCGCAGGCGCGACGGTTGCCGCTGCGCTGAAGTATGCGGAAACCGCCGAAAAAGGCAGTGTGATCCTGGCGATGCTGCCGGATACTGGCGAGCGCTATATCTCGACCTTCCTGTTTGAAGGTGTGGAGGAGGGATCGGATGATGCGTGGCTGGAGAGCCTTGGCTGA